One segment of Natronosalvus halobius DNA contains the following:
- a CDS encoding MBL fold metallo-hydrolase: MRVTFLGTGSAIPTGERFQTGLLVQDAERTVLVDCGAGVLQRLQQSGVGFEAVSSVLLTHHHLDHVSDLLPLMKARWLAGEEHLEVVGPQGTKALVDGLLEVHEYMQDRLELRVREVVPGSFTVADFDVEAYETRHSLPCLAYRFGDYVTFSGDTEAFAGLANFADSSAILIHDCSFPDDVDVSNHPTPSELGQVLEGHEIGRVYLSHLYPHTDGRHTEMRESIARHYDGDVRFAEDLQTISIE; encoded by the coding sequence ATGCGCGTCACGTTTCTCGGCACCGGCAGCGCCATCCCGACCGGTGAACGCTTCCAGACCGGGTTGCTCGTCCAGGACGCAGAACGAACCGTCCTCGTCGACTGTGGCGCCGGCGTCCTCCAGCGTCTTCAGCAGTCGGGCGTCGGCTTCGAGGCGGTCTCGAGCGTCCTCCTGACCCATCACCATCTGGATCACGTCTCCGACCTGCTTCCACTGATGAAAGCGCGGTGGCTCGCCGGCGAGGAGCACCTCGAGGTCGTCGGCCCGCAGGGGACGAAAGCGCTCGTCGATGGGTTGCTCGAGGTGCACGAGTACATGCAGGACAGACTCGAGTTGCGGGTCAGGGAGGTCGTTCCGGGCTCGTTCACGGTGGCGGACTTCGACGTCGAGGCCTACGAGACGCGTCACTCGCTGCCGTGTCTGGCCTACCGCTTCGGCGATTACGTCACCTTCAGCGGCGACACGGAGGCGTTCGCGGGATTGGCGAACTTCGCCGACAGCTCGGCGATTCTAATTCACGACTGTTCGTTCCCCGACGACGTCGATGTGTCGAACCACCCCACGCCAAGCGAACTGGGGCAGGTCCTCGAGGGGCACGAGATCGGTCGCGTCTATCTGAGTCACCTCTACCCCCACACGGACGGCCGCCACACGGAGATGCGAGAATCGATCGCTCGCCACTACGACGGAGATGTGCGATTCGCCGAGGACCTCCAGACGATTTCGATCGAATAG
- a CDS encoding DUF7344 domain-containing protein → MSPGQSAPSNPAVAVGEVSATDGRRSGDSPPSLPPDDRYHILQTRRRRDTLRYLRRCDGPVDARELAEWVAAREQETTPEMLTSRQRQRVYISLYQTHLPKLDEYGIVRYHKDRGAVTPLALVEHFDEYLAPSELESEPGDEDEDEDTRAWWRPYLALSSLGVALIGLSAGGVLPLPALAITGLVVSSFATLSVFHALVATGWTEGLDLAAVTTRIGR, encoded by the coding sequence ATGAGTCCCGGGCAGTCTGCCCCGTCGAATCCGGCGGTAGCGGTCGGGGAGGTGTCAGCGACCGACGGGCGTCGTTCGGGTGACTCCCCGCCGTCGCTTCCTCCCGACGACCGGTATCACATCTTACAGACGCGGCGTCGTCGCGATACGCTCCGGTACCTCCGCCGGTGCGACGGGCCCGTCGACGCACGGGAACTCGCCGAGTGGGTCGCCGCGCGCGAACAGGAGACGACGCCAGAGATGCTGACCTCCCGCCAGCGCCAGCGCGTCTACATCTCGCTCTACCAGACGCATCTGCCCAAACTCGACGAGTACGGAATCGTTCGTTATCACAAGGACCGCGGGGCCGTCACCCCGCTGGCGCTCGTCGAACACTTCGATGAGTACCTCGCCCCATCCGAACTCGAATCCGAACCCGGGGACGAGGACGAGGACGAGGACACTCGAGCGTGGTGGCGACCGTACCTCGCCCTGTCCAGCCTCGGCGTCGCGCTGATCGGGCTGTCGGCAGGCGGCGTTCTCCCGCTCCCCGCACTCGCCATCACGGGTCTCGTCGTCTCTTCGTTCGCGACCCTATCGGTTTTCCACGCGCTGGTGGCAACGGGGTGGACGGAAGGACTCGACCTCGCGGCGGTAACAACCAGGATCGGTCGGTGA